One Glycine soja cultivar W05 chromosome 2, ASM419377v2, whole genome shotgun sequence genomic region harbors:
- the LOC114390746 gene encoding metal tolerance protein 2-like, with amino-acid sequence MGFRVRNLNPVFRTCITRLSSSNFLPPVLESLNSHPLESCLTENPAFKIPRRWHLGHSHSHHDDRHHYHKEGENIFRLGLAADIGLATGKAFTGYLSGSTAIIADAAHSVSDVVLSGIALLSFKVAKAPRDKEHPYGHGKFETLGALGISCMLLATGGGIAWHAVDILMGLFSSGPEMVSQALAHGHGQSHGHGGHHHGINMDHPILALNMTIVSIGVKEGLYWITKQAGEKQGSGLMKANAWHHRSDAISSVVALVGVGGSILGVKFLDPLAGLLVSGMILKAGAETGYQSVLELVDAAIPEQHLDPIKQTILQVDGVKGCHRLRGRRAGSYLYLDVHIEVDPFSSVSAAHDIGENVRHQIHKSHPTVVEVFIHIDPAMSHVSCQQDSWSGGMDHSSIVPAEEDSNIKGIVSDIISSNFPQMSVECITRHMFQSKIVLQIEVSMPPDIPIGHAMEMAKQAEEEILKAVSNTIHVGIQLRLGQPFPQINLTKNHPWMVESRFFCNSMHPFSMI; translated from the exons ATGGGGTTTAGAGTGAGAAATCTGAATCCCGTATTCCGAACTTGCATAACAAGGCTTTcgtcttcaaattttcttcctCCGGTGCTGGAATCACTTAATTCCCATCCATTAGAGTCTTGTTTAACCGAAAATCCCGCGTTCAAAATCCCAAGGAGATGGCATTTGGGTCATAGTCATTCACACCATGATGACCGCCACCACTACCACAAAGAGGGAGAGAACATTTTCCGGTTGGGTCTCGCCGCCGACATCGGTTTGGCCACCGGAAAAGCCTTCACCGGCTATCTTTCCGGCAGCACTGCCATTATCGCCGATGCCGCGCATTCCGTATCCGATGTG GTTCTTAGTGGCATAGCTTTGTTGTCTTTCAAGGTTGCCAAGGCGCCGAGAGATAAAGAACACCCATATG GACATGGTAAGTTTGAGACTCTAGGAGCTCTTGGAATCTCTTGCATGCTTTTGGCGACCGGAGGTGGCATTGCATGGCATGCTGTAGACATTTTGAtg GGATTGTTCTCATCTGGTCCTGAAATGGTTAGCCAGGCATTGGCACATGGGCACGGGCAAAGCCACGGACATGGTGGACATCACCATGgaattaacatggatcatcccATCCTTGCTTTAAATATGACAATTGTGTCAATAGGTGTTAAAGAAGG GCTTTACTGGATAACAAAACAAGCTGGTGAGAAGCAAGGCAGTGGGCTAATGAAAGCAAATGCATGGCATCATCGTTCAGATGCAATTTCATCTGTAGTTGCTCTCGTTGGAGTTG GAGGGTCTATTCTTGGAGTGAAGTTTCTAGATCCCCTCGCTGGACTTCTTGTCTCAGGCATGATTTTGAAAGCTGGAGCTGAAACTGGTTACCAGAG CGTCTTGGAATTGGTGGATGCTGCAATCCCTGAACAACATTTGGATCCTATTAAACAAACAATATTGCAAGTTGATGGTGTCAAG GGGTGCCATCGTTTAAGAGGAAGGAGAGCTGGTTCGTATCTTTATCTTGATGTACATATTGAG GTTGATCCTTTTTCTAGTGTAAGTGCTGCACATGACATTGGTGAAAATGTTCGTCATCAAATTCACAAGTCTCATCCTACTGTGGTTGAAGTTTTCATACACATAG atCCTGCCATGTCACATGTTTCTTGTCAGCAAGATAGTTGGAGTGGAGGCATGGACCATAGCAGTATTGTTCCTGCTGAGGAGGATAGTAATATTAAAGGAATTGTTTCTGATATCATCTCATCAAACTTTCCACAG ATGTCAGTTGAGTGCATAACACGTCACATGTTTCAAAGCAAGATAGTTCTTCAAATTGAGGTTTCCATGCCACCTGATATCCCAATTGG ACATGCAATGGAAATGGCAAAGCAAGCAGAGGAAGAGATTTTGAAGGCTGTCTCCAATACAATTCATGTTGGCATTCAGCTACGTTTGGGGCAACCATTCCCACAGATCAATCTTACTAAGAACCATCCATGGATGGTGGAAAGCCGATTTTTTTGCAACTCCATGCATCCTTTTAGTATGATTTAA
- the LOC114390754 gene encoding zinc finger protein GAI-ASSOCIATED FACTOR 1-like, producing the protein MSNISGDEGSFSTANTGEEVHQENKLQQPLNHPHGSSSGVRNSNSSTNQQQQQANKKNRNLPGTPDPNAEVIALSPTTLMATNRFVCEICNKGFQRDQNLQLHRRGHNLPWKLRQRGSNEVKKRVYVCPEPSCIHHNPARALGDLTGIKKHYSRKHGEKKWKCDKCSKRYAVQSDWKAHQKTCGTREYKCDCGTIFSRRDSFITHRAFCDALTEENSRVNHLLTSGMAPTTTLENELPDLIATTMPLSASSNNSTVSEFNNNYDTKSPLQEHIVPMPFKSTSMGGGMFSNTTFSAGTLFGGPKNMSHPSSSTLQLSSNNSTAFNYFQDSKNASASSHMSATALLQKATQMGATASNNNSIINSPTMMQKSFVSAMTGPDHNHISSYDHFHHPNPDDQSHNMAGISNAGAFTNLFFHKGQQEMSLIFDSNTSDMGMFGPILMKNVEQEIGTGSSLVHDFLGVGDATSRVYEPQKQQQQRLELEALTHQRLQIMNHFHHHLPHGDSATMEKSIWDI; encoded by the exons ATGTCAAATATTTCAGGTGATGAAGGAAGCTTCTCCACAGCAAACACTGGTGAAGAAGTTCATCAAGAAAACAAGCTACAACAACCACTAAACCACCCCCATGGCTCAAGTTCTGGTGTTCGCAACAGCAATAGCTCCACTaatcaacagcaacaacaagCAAACAAGAAGAATAGAAACCTACCTGGAACCCCAG ATCCGAATGCTGAAGTTATTGCTTTATCACCAACCACATTAATGGCAACAAATAGATTCGTCTGTGAGATCTGCAACAAAGGGTTTCAGAGGGACCAAAACCTTCAGTTGCACCGCAGAGGTCACAATCTTCCATGGAAACTGAGGCAGAGAGGAAGCAATGAAGTGAAGAAAAGGGTTTACGTGTGCCCTGAGCCATCATGCATCCACCATAACCCAGCTCGTGCATTAGGAGACCTCACTGGCATCAAAAAACATTACAGCAGAAAACATGGTGAAAAGAAATGGAAATGTGACAAGTGCTCTAAAAGATATGCAGTCCAGTCTGATTGGAAGGCCCACCAGAAAACATGTGGCACCAGGGAATACAAATGTGACTGTGGAACTATATTTTCCAG AAGAGACAGTTTTATCACACACAGAGCCTTTTGTGACGCATTAACTGAAGAAAATAGCCGAGTAAACCACTTATTAACGAGTGGCATGGCACCAACAACAACCCTGGAAAATGAATTGCCGGATCTTATTGCCACTACAATGCCTCTAAGCGCTAGTTCCAACAACAGTACTGTATCCGAATTCAACAACAACTACGACACTAAGAGCCCACTCCAAGAGCATATTGTCCCAATGCCATTCAAGTCCACTAGCATGGGTGGTGGCATGTTCTCCAACACCACTTTTTCAGCTGGTACACTCTTTGGTGGTCCAAAAAACATGTCTCATCCCTCTTCTTCCACTCTTCAACTCAGCTCCAACAACTCCACTGCTTTCAATTACTTCCAAGACAGCAAAAACGCTTCTGCCTCATCTCACATGTCTGCCACAGCTTTATTGCAGAAAGCAACACAAATGGGTGCCACTGCAAGCAATAACAATAGCATTATTAACTCTCCAACCATGATGCAGAAAAGCTTTGTTAGTGCCATGACTGGTCCTGACCACAACCATATTTCTTCCTATGACCACTTCCATCATCCAAACCCTGATGATCAATCTCACAATATGGCTGGGATTAGTAACGCCGGAGCCTTCACCAACCTGTTTTTTCACAAGGGACAACAAGAAATGTCACTGATATTTGATTCCAACACTAGTGATATGGGAATGTTCGGCCCAATACTGATGAAGAACGTGGAGCAAGAGATTGGTACTGGTTCGAGTTTGGTTCATGACTTCTTGGGCGTTGGGGATGCAACTTCAAGGGTGTATGAACCACAGAAACAACAACAGCAAAGATTGGAGTTAGAAGCATTAACCCACCAGAGGTTGCAGATTATGAATCACTTTCACCACCACCTTCCACATGGGGATTCTGCTACTATGGAGAAATCCATTTGGGACATTTGA
- the LOC114390762 gene encoding nuclear transcription factor Y subunit B-5-like has protein sequence MGDNNIGKVLEREGFKYNFTAAASDTSAQDEVIKEQDRLLPIANVGRIMKQILPPNAKISKEAKETMQECVSEFISFVTGEASDKCHKEKRKTVNGDDICWALATLGFDDYSEPLKRYLHKYREFEGERANQNKGNNNTYENNIANI, from the coding sequence ATGGGTGACAACAACATAGGCAAAGTCTTAGAGAGAGAAGGCTTTAAGTACAACTTCACGGCAGCTGCAAGTGACACCTCTGCACAAGATGAGGTGATTAAAGAGCAAGATCGGTTGCTTCCAATAGCAAATGTGGGGCGCATCATGAAGCAAATCCTTCCTCCTAACGCCAAGATCTCAAAGGAAGCTAAAGAAACCATGCAAGAATGTGTGTCCGAGTTCATTAGCTTTGTCACTGGGGAAGCTTCTGACAAGTGTCACAAGGAGAAGCGCAAGACCGTGAATGGCGACGATATTTGCTGGGCCCTTGCTACCCTAGGGTTTGATGACTACTCTGAGCCACTTAAAAGGTACTTGCATAAGTATAGGGAGTTCGAAGGGGAGAGAGCAAATCAAAATAAGGGTAACAACAACACTTATGAAAACAACATTGcaaacatataa